From a region of the Odocoileus virginianus isolate 20LAN1187 ecotype Illinois chromosome 1, Ovbor_1.2, whole genome shotgun sequence genome:
- the NOD1 gene encoding nucleotide-binding oligomerization domain-containing protein 1 isoform X5 has translation MEKQGCSEMEIVSSESHSFIKLLKVNREHLVTHIRNTQCLLDNLLQNDYFSTEDAEIVCACPTQPDKVRRILDLVQSKGEEVSEFFLYVLQQLADAYVDLRSWLSEIGFSPSPLIQSKAVVNTDPVSRYTQKLRQQLGRDSKFILCYAQKEELLLEQMYTDTVVELVNFNNESLGSLDSLACLLDASTGVLNEEGETIFVSGDAGMGKSMLLQRLQSLWAAGQLDPGIKFFFHFRCRTLSCFKESAALCLQDLLFKHYCYPEQDPGEVFAFLLRFPHTALFTFDGLDELHSDFDLSSEPDTSSPWEPAHPLALLASLLSGKLLKGARKLLTARTGVEVPRHLLRKKVLLRGFSPSHLRAYTGRMFPERATRQRLLDQLEANPNLCSLCAVPLFCWIIFRCFQHFHDAFESSPQLPDLTVTLTDVFLLVTEVHLNRTQPTSLVQQNTRSQTETFRASRDTLCSLGRVAHRGMEKSLFVFNQDEVQASEVREGDLQLGFLRAVPELDLEGEQESYEFFHLTLQAFFAALFLVVDDKVGTRELLRFFQEWTPPGEAVATSTCYPPFLPIQCLGGHSLHGEDPFKNKDHFHFTNLFLCGLLSKGKQKLLRHLVPAAALRRKRKALWTHLFASLRSHLKNLPRVQSGGFNQVQALPTFIWMLRCIYETQSEKVGQLAARGICANYLKLTFCNACPADCSALSFVLHHFRKRLALDLDNNNLNDFGVRELQPCFSRLTVIRLSVNQITDSGVKVLYEELTKYKILTFLGLWTSADSTYSL, from the exons ATGGAAAAGCAGGGCTGCAGTGAGATGGAAATAGTCTCATCAGAGTCTCACTCCTTCATCAAGTTGTTGAAGGTCAACCGGGAGCATCTGGTCACTCACATCCGAAACACTCAGTGTCTGCTGGACAACTTGCTGCAGAATGACTACTTCTCCACTGAGGATGCAGAGATCGTGTGTGCCTGCCCCACGCAGCCCGACAAG GTCCGCAGAATTCTGGACCTGGTACAGAGCAAGGGCGAGGAGGTGTCCGAGTTCTTCCTCTACGTGCTCCAGCAACTCGCAGACGCTTATGTGGATCTCAGGTCTTGGCTGTCAGAGATCGGCTTCTCCCCTTCCCCGCTCATTCAGAGCAAAGCTGTTGTCAACACTGACCCAG TGAGCAGATACACTCAGAAGCTGCGGCAGCAACTGGGCCGGGACTCCAAGTTCATCCTGTGCTACGCGCAGAAGGAGGAGCTGTTGTTGGAGCAGATGTACACGGACACGGTGGTGGAGCTGGTCAACTTCAACAACGAGAGCCTGGGCAGCCTGGAcagcctggcctgcctcctggaCGCATCCACGGGCGTCCTCAACGAGGAGGGTGAGACCATCTTCGTGTCTGGCGACGCAGGCATGGGCAAGTCCATGCTGCTGCAGCGGCTGCAGAGCCTCTGGGCGGCGGGCCagctggacccagggatcaagttcTTCTTCCACTTCCGCTGCCGCACCCTCAGCTGCTTCAAGGAGAGCGCGGCACTGTGTCTGCAGGACCTGCTCTTCAAGCATTACTGCTACCCAGAGCAGGACCCTGGGGAGGTTTTCGCCTTCCTGCTGCGCTTTCCCCACACGGCGCTCTTCACCTTCGACGGCCTGGACGAGCTGCACTCAGACTTCGACCTGAGCAGCGAGCCCGACACCTCCTCCCCTTGGGAGCCCGCCCACCCGCTGGCCCTGCTGGCCAGTCTGCTCAGTGGGAAGCTGCTCAAAGGGGCGCGCAAGCTGCTCACGGCGCGCACGGGCGTCGAGGTCCCGCGACATCTCCTCCGGAAGAAGGTGCTCCTGCGCGGCTTCTCCCCTAGCCACTTGCGCGCCTACACCGGGAGGATGTTCCCTGAGCGCGCCACGCGCCAGCGCCTGCTGGACCAACTGGAGGCCAACCCCAACCTCTGCAGCCTGTGCGCGGTGCCCCTCTTCTGCTGGATCATCTTCCGGTGCTTCCAGCACTTCCACGACGCCTTTGAGAGCTCCCCGCAGCTGCCTGATCTCACGGTGACGCTGACTGACGTCTTCCTGTTGGTCACCGAGGTCCACCTGAACAGGACGCAGCCCACCAGCCTGGTGCAGCAGAACACGCGGAGCCAGACGGAGACCTTCCGCGCCAGCCGGGACACCCTGTGCTCGCTGGGCCGGGTGGCTCACAGGGGCATGGAGAAGAGCCTCTTCGTCTTCAACCAGGACGAGGTGCAGGCGTCCGAGGTGCGGGAGGGGGACTTGCAACTGGGCTTCCTTCGGGCCGTGCCGGAGCTGGACCTCGAAGGGGAACAGGAGTCCTATGAGTTCTTCCACCTAACCCTCCAGGCCTTCTTCGCTGCCCTCTTTCTAGTGGTGGACGACAAGGTGGGCACTCGGGAGCTGCTAAGGTTCTTCCAGGAGTGGACTCCTCCCGGGGAGGCTGTGGCCACATCGACTTGCTATCCTCCTTTTCTCCCCATCCAGTGCCTGGGGGGCCACAGCCTGCATGGGGAAGACCCCTTCAAGAACAAGGATCACTTTCATTTCACCAACCTCTTCCTGTGTGGGCTGTTGTCCAAAGGCAAACAGAAACTGCTGCGGCACCTGGTGCCCGCCGCTGCCCTGCGGCGAAAACGCAAGGCCCTGTGGACTCACCTGTTCGCCAGCCTGCGCTCCCACCTGAAGAACCTGCCCCGGGTTCAGTCTGGGGGCTTCAACCAGGTGCAGGCTCTGCCTACCTTCATCTGGATGTTGCGCTGCATCTATGAGACGCAGAGTGAGAAGGTGGGGCAGCTGGCAGCCAGGGGCATCTGCGCCAACTACCTCAAACTGACCTTCTGCAATGCCTGCCCGGCTGACTGCAGTGCCCTCTCCTTCGTCCTGCACCACTTTCGCAAGCGGCTGGCGCTCGACCTGGACAACAACAACCTCAACGACTTCGGCGTGCGTGAACTGCAGCCATGCTTCAGTCGCCTCACTGTCATCAG ACTCAGTGTGAACCAGATCACTGACAGTGGGGTGAAGGTGCTATATGAAGAACTGACCAAATACAAAATTCTGACATTTTTAGG ACTCTGGACATCAGCAGACAGCACTTACTCACTTTAA